Proteins found in one Fusarium keratoplasticum isolate Fu6.1 chromosome 12, whole genome shotgun sequence genomic segment:
- a CDS encoding Clr5 domain-containing protein → MSRADKIPRSEWESNKEHIRALYLDQDKSLDDLVTSMSEEHDFHATLVRAQYIRKLGNWNMKKYSSKEDWKHADTLIRKRKVEGKDTEIFMNGKLVSAKKLKKELGRYAWQQTCGQQPSVKNSLAEVIARTPPASTMEITLGYSNPLSQFHTQLHWLMTRNSIIAPDLDIARPNLSSSPSQADVIPFIKKLLLAWSGTKASSKALSLIQEEMPRMPDLDTTAQVSRRDAKAWSLALEWAVYRCTNNLLDPYQIDELLGFASASGNLAVLKAICRMPGPTTKILLSNLLPGAIRLRDLVLARFLLDLGAHPDARDGSYRKTTPLHTAVECHEEHAVQLLLAHGADPDLADYTDATPLHLSIAKPGGLAIAKMLVQAGADLDLPGCRRWGNSPLMIAVANRDMEATRFLIEAGADMDFLSERSALQIAVEARNVEIVKFLLNKGADPNIGVDINDKLESFPTPLYLRLPLKAAVCKSKVSESGRRVSIDLSHSEQQCRREIINLLLQAGADVNALPTRAGDEVTETPLQAASRLGDLEIFSLFISHGGDIHAPALEDKGMTCLQAAAHAGSIDIAYLLLLMGADVNAAPSMDGWTALQAAAATGKIELVKMMLKWGANISQCSPQTALEAAIDYNQDAVVELLLDAGADINQCGRVGSALFSAITQRRHSLLQRLIARRAHPDPPGCHVSPLVAAINQKWAYAAQLLICAGADVNKRCAYPSENSLLEGNVNWNWDITSPLMAAIETREVEFVEMLLEAGAELNNQASHCLQLAVENRSIGIIQILLRNGVNLNKFPTAFEKTPLQVAMLEEEEEIDLEIVKILIAAGADVNSVSCGDYPLQIVCNKILDTGENDQESSRYSQARDLLLEAGADPGLFNRNHNNLQHAAREGNIVEVRSFILSREDVNEPANDDRGATALQYAAMHGHLNIAMLLIENGAHINAPGAKIHGRTALQGAAENGRLDMVHLLLEHDDEPSLLKERCHNAAEFAEEEGHKVIAQILREWKSS, encoded by the exons ATGTCTCGAGCAGACAAAATTCCCCGCTCAGAGTGGGAGAGTAACAAGGAGCATATCCGCGCCTTGTACCTCGACCAGGACAAATCCCTAGATGACCTTGTCACCTCCATGTCCGAAGAGCATGACTTTCATGCCACGTTGGT AAGAGCCCAGTATATCCGAAAACTGGGCAACTGGAACATGAAGAAGTACTCCAGCAAGGAGGACTGGAAACACGCCGATACCTTGATCAGAAAACGCAAGgtcgagggcaaggacaCGGAGATTTTTATGAATGGCAAGCTTGTGTCAGCAAAAAAGCTGAAAAAGGAGCTTGGGAGATATGCCTGGCAACAGACATGTGGCCAACAGCCTTCAG TCAAGAACTCTCTAGCAGAGGTGATAGCCCGGACGCCACCCGCGTCCACGATGGAAATCACTTTGGGATATTCAAACCCGTTATCCCAATTCCATACCCAGCTACACTGGCTCA TGACTCGCAACTCTATAATAGCTCCGGATCTCGACATTGCAAGGCCAAACCTATCATCTTCGCCGAGCCAAGCCGACGTTATTCCATTTATAAAGAAACTCCTACTTGCTTGGTCGGGGACCAAAGCTTCCTCTAAAGCCCTCTCACTCATCCAAGAGGAGATGCCCCGAATGCCCGACCTTGACACTACAGCCCAAGTTAGCCGACGTGATGCAAAAGCGTGGTCTCTAGCTCTTGAGTGGGCTGTCTATCGCTGCACAAATAATCTCCTGGATCCCTATCAGATCGACGAATTGTTGGGCTTCGCCTCAGCAAGCGGAAACCTTGCAGTGCTAAAGGCAATATGTCGCATGCCCGGACCGACTACCAAGATTCTGCTGTCAAATCTCCTTCCGGGTGCCATCCGTCTTCGAGACTTAGTGCTGGCTCGTTTTCTCCTTGATCTAGGAGCTCATCCAGATGCCAGAGACGGGAGTTACCGGAAGACGACCCCCCTCCACACAGCAGTAGAATGTCACGAAGAACACGCCGTGCAGTTGTTGCTTGCCCACGGGGCTGATCCAGACCTCGCCGATTATACTGATGCGACCCCCTTACACCTATCTATAGCTAAACCTGGAGGACTTGCTATTGCCAAAATGCTAGTGCAGGCTGGAGCAGACCTGGATCTGCCGGGTTGTCGCCGTTGGGGCAATTCGCCTCTCATGATCGCGGTAGCCAACCGAGACATGGAAGCAACAAGGTTTTTGATTGAAGCTGGCGCAGACATGGATTTCCTTTCGGAACGCTCTGCACTCCAAATTGCAGTTGAAGCCCGTAACGTGGAGATCGTCAAATTCTTGCTCAACAAAGGAGCGGATCCCAACATCGGGGTCGACATTAACGACAAATTGGAAAGCTTCCCGACACCACTGTACTTACGGCTGCCTCTAAAAGCAGCTGTCTGCAAAAGCAAAGTCAGTGAAAGCGGTAGAAGGGTTAGCATCGACCTGAGTCACTCCGAGCAACAGTGCCGGAGAGAAATCATCAACCTGCTTCTACAAGCAGGAGCTGATGTCAATGCGCTCCCGACGCGTGCTGGCGACGAAGTCACAGAGACTCCACTGCAAGCCGCTTCTCGATTAGGAGACCTGGAGATTTTCAGCCTGTTCATCTCTCATGGAGGAGATATTCATGCCCCGGCCCTCGAGGACAAAGGAATGACTTGCCTCCAAGCGGCAGCACACGCTGGGAGTATCGACATCGCCTATCTCTTGCTACTCATGGGAGCTGATGTAAATGCAGCACCCTCCATGGACGGATGGACCGCGCTacaagccgccgccgccactgGAAAGATTGAGCTTGTCAAAATGATGTTGAAGTGGGGTGCAAATATAAGCCAATGCTCCCCTCAAACCGctctcgaggctgccatcgATTATAATCAAGATGCCGTGGTCGAACTATTGCTCGATGCGGGAGCAGACATCAACCAATGTGGCAGAGTTGGGTCGGCTTTATTCAGCGCCATCACACAAAGGCGGCATAGCTTACTTCAGCGGTTGATAGCTCGACGTGCCCATCCAGACCCCCCCGGGTGCCATGTAAGCCCTCTTGTGGCTGCTATCAATCAGAAGTGGGCTTATGCTGCTCAATTGTTGATCTGCGCGGGAGCCGATGTGAACAAGCGATGCGCCTATCCAAGCGAAAACAGTCTCCTAGAGGGCAATGTAAATTGGAACTGGGATATAACCTCGCCGCTTATGGCAGCTATCGAAACAAGGGAGGTCGAGTTTGTCGAGATGCTTCTTGAGGCCGGAGCAGAACTCAATAACCAAGCCTCTCATTGCCTTCAACTCGCTGTCGAAAACCGCTCCATTGGCATAATCCAGATCTTACTTCGGAATGGTGTAAATCTAAATAAATTCCCTACAGCGTTCGAAAAGACTCCTCTCCAAGTCGCAATGctcgaagaagaggaggaaatcGACCTCGAGATCGTAAAGATTTTGATTGCAGCCGGGGCTGATGTAAATTCTGTTTCCTGCGGGGATTATCCACTACAGATTGTCTGCAACAAGATTCTCGACACGGGTGAAAACGATCAAGAGAGCAGCAGGTACTCCCAGGCTCGAGACCTGCTTTTGGAAGCCGGCGCTGATCCTGGCCTGTTCAACCGCAATCATAACAACCTACAACACGCCGCCAGAGAGGGCAACATTGTCGAGGTGCGGTCTTTCATTTTGAGCAGGGAAGACGTCAACGAGCCAGCAAACGACGATAGGGGTGCAACAGCTTTACAGTATGCTGCGATGCATGGTCACTTGAACATAGCTATGTTACTGATCGAGAATGGAGCACACATCAACGCTCCAGGGGCAAAGATTCATGGCCGCACTGCTCTTCAGGGCGCTGCGGAGAACGGGAGACTTGACATGGTACATCTACTCCTAgaacatgatgatgaacCAAGCTTGTTAAAGGAACGTTGCCATAACGCGGCCGAAtttgctgaggaggaaggcCACAAAGTCATTGCGCAGATTCTTCGGGAATGGAAGAGCTCATGA
- a CDS encoding Alpha-galactosidase, which produces MTRSIIHPVPESQKTDPIVVNGPSFALNGTNVSYRFHVDSTSGDLVQDHFGDLVTEDPVAEPTAVLGGWSLQDHLRREFPDLGRGDFRAPAFQIKQAKGYTVSDFRYKSHSVVNGKPALDGLPCTFGQDDEVSTLVIRLWDSYSSIAADLSYSIFPKHDAIVRSVKITNQSDEEVTIEKLASISVDLPHREYEMLQLKGEWSRECTRTRRKVDYGLQGFGSRTGYSSHFNNPFLSLVSSETTESHGEAWGFSLIYTGSFEVEVEKSPQGITRALVGMNPYQLSWPLKPGDSLQSPECVSVFSNGGIGGMSRKFHRLYRQHLIKSKFVNEPRPALLNSWEGLYFNFNEDTIYRLAQASAELGVKLFVLDDGWFGDKYPRVNDKAGLGDWIVNPKRFPNGLKPLVDKVNELQAAGSKEKLKFGLWFEPEMISQKSTLYEEHPDWALHAGNYPRTETRSQLVLNLALPEVQEYIIKSVANILDSVPISYVKWDNNRAMHETPTPANCHAYILGMYHVFDSLTSGFPDVLWEGCGAGGGRFDAGILQYFPQIWTSDNTDGLDRIQIQFGTSLVYPASTMGAHVSAVPNEITGRTTPIRFRAHVAMMGGSFGLELNPDAIPAEEKAQIPELIALAEKINPIIIRGDMWRLNLPETNYPAALFISEDGSQGVLFAFQVRATTVHNYSFIRLQGLDPSAKYRLDGEGTFSGATLMNGGIQYRFKSDYESKVVLIERV; this is translated from the exons ATGACACGATCCATTATCCATCCGGTTCCGGAGAGTCAGAAGACTGATC CAATCGTGGTGAATGGACCTTCGTTTGCGCTCAACGGAACCAACGTTTCGTACAGGTTCCACGTCGATAGCACTTCGGGAGATCTCGTCCAGGATCATTTTGGTGACCTTGTGACAGAAGATCCTGTCGCAGAACCTACCGCCGTCCTCGGAGGATGGTCATTGCAAGATCATCTTCGACGCGAGTTTCCAGAtctcggccgaggagacTTCCGAGCACCGGCTTTCCAGatcaagcaggccaagggctACACGGTGTCTGATTTCAGATACAAGTCTCACAGCGTTGTCAACGGCAAGCCTGCCCTGGATGGTCTGCCCTGCACATTTGGTCAAGATGACGAGGTATCAACACTGGTGATCCGCCTCTGGGACAGCTACAGTTCAATTGCTGCAGATTTGTCGTACTCGATATTTCCCAAGCATGACGCCATTGTGCGAAGTGTCAAGATTACAAACCAGAGCGATGAGGAGGTAAccattgagaagctggcaAGCATCAGCGTTGATCTACCTCATCGTGAATATGAAATGCTTCAGCTCAAGGGCGAGTGGTCGCGAGAGTGCACCAGAACTCGGCGGAAGGTTGATTATGGATTACAAGG CTTTGGGAGTAGGACCGGCTACTCATCACACTTCAACAACCCCTTCCTTTCTCTGGTATCGTCAGAGACAACAGAGTCACACGGCGAGGCTTGGGGGTTCTCTCTCATCTACACCGGCTCTTTTGAAGTCGAAGTTGAGAAGAGCCCTCAGGGCATAACACGCGCCTTGGTCGGAATGAACCCCTACCAACTTTCATGGCCCCTCAAGCCTGGAGACTCGCTGCAATCCCCAGAGTGCGTCTCAGTGTTCTCAAACGGGGGGATTGGCGGCATGTCGCGCAAGTTCCATCGTCTTTATCGCCAGcatctcatcaagagcaAGTTTGTCAACGAGCCTCGACCAGCTCTTCTCAATAGCTGGGAGGGGCTATACTTTAACTTCAATGAGGACACCATCTACCGACTTGCGCAAGCATCTGCAGAGTTGGGCGTGAAGCTATTCGTGTTGGACGACGGTTGGTTCGGAGATAAGTACCCTCGAGTCAACGACAAGGCTGGTCTGGGAGACTGGATCGTGAATCCCAAGAGATTTCCAAATGGCCTAAAGCCTCTggtcgacaaggtcaacgagCTTCAAGCTGCAGGCTCTAAGGAAAAACTCAAGTTTGGCCTTTGGTTTGAGCCTGAGATGATCAGCCAAAAGTCTACTCTTTATGAAGAACACCCCGATTGGGCCTTGCATGCTGGAAACTACCCTCGAACAGAAACTCGCAGCCAGCTTGTGTTAAATTTGGCTCTTCCTGAAGTACAGGAATACATCATCAAGTCCGTCGCCAACATCCTTGACAGTGTCCCCATTAGCTACGTCAAGTGGGATAACAACCGGGCCATGCATGAGACTCCGACACCTGCCAATTGTCATGCCTATATACTAGGCATGTATCATGTCTTTGATTCATTGACTTCTGGATTCCCTGACGTCCTTTGGGAAGGCTGCGGAGCCGGTGGCGGCAGATTCGACGCTGGTATCTTGCAATATTTCCCCCAAATCTGGACGTCTGATAACACGGATGGTCTGGACCGGATTCAAATCCAGTTTGGCACATCGCTGGTGTATCCAGCATCAACAATGGGGGCACATGTTTCTGCTGTACCCAACGAAATTACAGGACGCACAACTCCGATCCGATTCAGAGCCCACGTCGCTATGATGGGAGGATCATTCGGTCTAGAGCTTAATCCTGATGCCATCCCCGCAGAAGAGAAGGCTCAGATTCCAGAACTGATTGCCCTTGCCGAAAAGATCaaccccatcatcatccgagGAGACATGTGGAGATTGAACCTCCCAGAGACCAACTATCCCGCTGCACTCTTCATCTCCGAGGATGGAAGTCAAGGTGTGCTATTTGCGTTCCAAGTTCGGGCCACGACTGTGCACAACTACTCGTTCATTCGCCTGCAGGGGCTTGATCCTTCTGCGAAGTATAGGCTTGATGGAGAGGGAACGTTCTCGGGAGCGACTTTGATGAATGGCGGCATTCAGTATCGGTTCAAGTCTGACTATGAGAGTAAGGTGGTTTTGATAGAGAGGGTATAA
- a CDS encoding Zn(2)-C6 fungal-type domain-containing protein, which yields MTGRPRQVCDNCRFRKVKCDRGLPCKNCSLGDLRCQYRHHIRRRGPKEGQGRRQAQLRQGLAFEQSPFRIVSPESLRVVSSDDGQQVEQSQLSTPSQSPEAVMLVEFSLSLVAHIQLFLKLMFPIMPVIDGDELLSDATRLDQLPPPRYALVLALCAATRMQLAIDKAKDGYGRGLEENIPPEPHLTGESLLAIAEHALRQVSVIDDTSLDSILASFFLFACYENHYSIRHAWFYLNQSITLAQSLNLTREAGYQDLSPADREKRRRLFWLLFVTERTFALQHRRSVMLRSYITKPQVIDSECPVVMHDFLNHIRLFESLPWSLYEWHPDNEDHQPKDLQLVPSINNKLCTVQPNESVIESQRFDTLITQQWLRISMWRLAFGNKPSSACKFGLLLPVGLPFDAGKIILPALRSVGAKSKNCHGIGMEQKLYDVGVSLADSARFPGWSNSSFEVGPRDLLSAVVEALTTVRGQQSHFLPKLLKHSEGLLATPDPSAGVDMQFTQPQNQEENTAAEEAVVQEDEPIDPLSWISSDDFGLLDMSTPTATSTWEDPALLGELFDPNTGLSFG from the exons ATGACTGGAAGACCTCGTCAAGTATGCGACAACTGTCGGTtccgcaaggtcaagtgcGACCGCGGCCTGCCATGCAAGAACTGCAGCCTCGGAGATTTGCGCTGTCAGTATCGACATCATATTCGGCGGAGGGGACCGaaggaaggccaaggtcgGCGACAGGCGCAGCTTAGACAGGGGCTGGCTTTTGAGCAGAGCCCCTTTCGGATTGTTTCTCCGGAATCGCTCCGAGTTGTGAGCAGTGACGATGGACAACAGGTTGAGCAGTCACAGCTGTCGACACCATCTCAGAGCCCCGAAGCTGTGATGCTGGTTGAG TTCTCCCTGTCGCTTGTTGCTCACATACAGCTGTTTCTCAAACTCATGTTTCCAATAATGCCCGTCATCGATGGAGACGAACTTCTCTCAGATGCGACTCGACTAGACCAATTACCACCACCACGATATGCATTGGTCCTCGCTCTTTGCGCCGCAACACGAATGCAATTGGCCATAGACAAGGCGAAAGATGGCTACGGAAGAGGACTAGAGGAAAACATCCCACCGGAGCCACACCTTACTGGAGAATCGCTACTCGCAATCGCTGAGCATGCACTCCGACAAGTCAGTGTTATCGACGACACCAGCCTCGATTCCATTTTGGCTTCATTCTTTTTATTCGCGTGCTACGAAAACCACTACAGTATTCGACATGCTTGGTTCTATCTCAACCAGAGCATCACTCTCGCTCAGTCACTTAATCTCACCCGCGAAGCCGGTTATCAAGACTTATCTCCAGCGGATCGGGAGAAGAGGCGACGGTTATTCTGGCTTCTATTTGTGACAGAAAG GACATTCGCCCTCCAACATCGGAGATCAGTCATGCTACGAAGCTACATCACAAAACCTCAAGTGATTGACTCGGAATGTCCCGTCGTGATGCACGACTTCCTTAACCACATCCGCCTCTTTGAATCATTACCCTGGTCTCTCTATGAATGGCACCCAGACAATGAAGATCACCAACCCAAAGACTTACAGCTTGTCCCCAGTATCAACAACAAGCTCTGTACAGTTCAGCCGAACGAATCGGTGATTGAGAGTCAACGGTTCGATACGCTCATTACACAGCAATGGCTTCGAATATCCATGTGGCGTCTGGCTTTTGGTAACAAGCCTTCTTCGGCATGCAAGTTTGGACTCTTGCTGCCAGTTGGTTTGCCGTTTGATGCCGGAAAGATCATATTACCAGCCCTGCGTTCCGTGGGGGCCAAGTCAAAAAACTGTCATGGGATTGGAATG GAGCAAAAACTATACGACGTGGGTGTCAGTTTGGCTGACAGCGCCCGGTTTCCCGGCTGGAGCAATTCCTCCTTCGAAGTAGGCCCTCGGGATTTATTAAGCGCCGTTGTAGAGGCACTCACCACAGTTCGAGGGCAGCAATCTCATTTTCTCCCCAAGCTATTAAAACACTCTGAAGGGCTCTTGGCAACCCCAGATCCATCCGCTGGTGTTGACATGCAGTTTACGCAACCGCAAAACCAGGAAGAAAACACAGCTGCAGAGGAGGCGGTTGTGCAGGAAGACGAGCCAATAGATCCCTTGAGTTGGATATCGAGCGACGACTTTGGCCTGTTGGATATGAGCACACCCACGGCAACTTCGACGTGGGAAGATCCGGCGCTGCTTGGTGAACTGTTCGACCCGAATACTGGTTTATCTTTTGGATAA
- a CDS encoding HET domain-containing protein: protein MAPPIRNLVTKNINNHQTITVFEKAFKDRDGERSGHSSEVEAMIRDWGKIRRNHGKRNLDQLDDTIKSDKRDIDGMKDEQLGQISIWIHQNEEENKSETEPNTSDVAQFNKYKHHQYVRRWGLFSDAEGINEEWFIPDPPVFPEDDQNYLCDMCRHIDFKVLLSKRGLPGNQQPGRTSILLLGLSKILVEETSCAFCRLMRRKITEDKLLEGVPEEELESMSFHLNVLDDGPSYALRLEVEILDETRRKNPRFILQKMTEQDDQPRPLQGLVVLRDVADMTRLRNWLHTCDETHGRTGEDQEELISPLMGSLRLVDMADNCIREAEMPCEYACLSYVWGKGSQTQYTTDTKAGLETPGALTDATYNLPQTILDAMRVTREAGLRYIWIDALCITQDDDQDKAHIISKMGTIYGNASFTIMASTNSNPTDGLPGVGVPHSRAQIMEKIQGMPLGVALYDGRLRHSEIEDGLWNSRAWTFQERALSRKAVFFTASQMCFVCPHGAAFEDTVAVPDPDYMPTPLNNASQLSSKVPRLQDIWIRVWSDRTQLRHTNKAFETDDGITIMVGEELTPAQASVAEAVLYKHKIIPSDESLDAPMIDGFTLWDTYIQSVNVYTTRSMTWQSDAVNAFVGIADLIRRGTNTKFWYGLPEFAFTQSLLWQPKEPLERRVSNDGTPLFPSWTWAAWQGHVSYRGRGWHNAVGFPPASMVRWLYESTFEESMEKFTLEERTEEEIEEFARRLRQVGTILREPHPSDYFHLDYQERGWVFEKDEVRNQHIFVHEAYPGVKLNYPISLPGQPIIDLPSTDGKLYLEARMVSAQFCDMRDLGPVQTPISDNFLQIGLNDEDRSANERRPWQHVVYHQGYRAGLLSLNVLHQELDLDFAQSIVQESPEGYFIVAISRDNLPHIAPPPIGWDLYWGGDPQMMQEMILREEWSPNRKAPPMPNEDATPSDDKANENGDPWWDEGRFGGVSLFDVCNVLLLRRDKDGISERIGSGKISYCAFSGAKPEVELLTLG, encoded by the coding sequence ATGGCGCCACCAATCCGAAACCTGGTCACCAAGAACATCAATAATCATCAAACCATCACAGTTTTTGAGAAGGCTTTCAAGGACCGTGATGGCGAGCGTTCGGGTCACAGCTCTGAGGTGGAGGCGATGATACGCGACTGGGGGAAAATCCGACGGAACCACGGCAAGAGAAATTTGGATCAGCTAGATGATACCATCAAAAGTGACAAGAGGGATATTGATGGCATGAAAGATGAGCAACTGGGCCAGATAAGCATTTGGATCCACCAAAACGAGGAAGAAAACAAGTCAGAGACCGAGCCCAACACTTCCGACGTGGCTCAGTTCAACAAGTACAAACACCATCAATATGTGCGACGATGGGGGCTGTTTTCGGATGCAGAGGGCATCAATGAAGAGTGGTTCATCCCGGACCCCCCAGTCTTTCCAGAGGACGACCAGAATTATCTTTGCGACATGTGTCGACACATCGATTTCAAGGTCTTGTTGTCAAAGCGCGGTCTCCCTGGAAACCAACAGCCAGGACGAACCAGCATATTGTTGCTCGGACTATCAAAGATTTTGGTGGAGGAAACATCATGTGCTTTCTGCCGATTGATGCGTCGAAAGATCACCGAGGACAAGCTGTTGGAGGGTGTGCCTGAAGAGGAGCTTGAATCGATGAGCTTCCACCTGAATGTTCTCGACGATGGTCCGTCATATGCACTCCGTCTAGAGGTTGAGATTCTTGATGAAACTCGAAGGAAAAATCCTAGGTTCATTTTGCAGAAAATGACTGAGCAGGATGACCAGCCACGGCCGCTTCAGGGGCTTGTCGTTCTACGGGATGTTGCTGATATGACACGACTGAGGAATTGGCTACACACTTGTGACGAGACTCACGGTAGGACAGGAGAGGACCAAGAAGAACTCATCTCCCCCTTGATGGGAAGTCTGAGACTTGTCGACATGGCCGACAACTGTATCCGAGAAGCGGAAATGCCCTGCGAATACGCTTGTCTCTCGTACGTGTGGGGAAAGGGAAGTCAAACACAATACACAACAGACACCAAGGCGGGCTTAGAAACTCCAGGCGCCTTAACGGATGCTACATACAACCTACCACAAACCATCTTGGACGCAATGAGGGTAACGCGAGAGGCTGGCCTCCGGTACATCTGGATCGACGCTCTCTGCATCACCCAAGACGACGATCAAGACAAGGCTCATATCATATCCAAGATGGGAACTATTTACGGAAATGCATCATTTACAATCATGGCTTCAACAAACTCCAACCCCACAGACGGACTTCCGGGAGTCGGCGTGCCTCACTCTCGAGCTCAGATTATGGAGAAGATCCAGGGAATGCCACTCGGAGTCGCGTTGTATGACGGCCGGCTACGACACTCAGAGATTGAAGATGGCCTTTGGAACTCAAGAGCATGGACATTCCAGGAAAGGGCTCTTTCTCGGAAGGCCGTCTTCTTTACAGCGTCTCAAATGTGCTTTGTATGCCCACATGGAGCTGCATTTGAAGACACGGTCGCAGTCCCAGACCCCGATTACATGCCTACACCGCTGAATAACGCATCTCAGCTAAGCTCCAAGGTCCCTCGACTTCAGGATATCTGGATTCGCGTATGGAGTGATCGTACGCAGTTGAGGCATACCAACAAAGCTTTCGAGACAGATGACGGTATTACGATCATGGTGGGAGAAGAACTCACGCCAGCTCAAGCTTCCGTTGCGGAGGCGGTTCTGTACAAGCACAAGATTATCCCAAGCGATGAGTCCCTGGATGCACCTATGattgatggcttcactctTTGGGACACGTATATCCAGAGTGTCAATGTTTACACGACGCGTAGCATGACATGGCAGTCAGATGCCGTCAACGCATTTGTAGGTATCGCCGACCTGATCCGGCGAGGAACCAACACCAAGTTTTGGTACGGCTTGCCAGAGTTTGCATTTACCCAGTCTCTTCTGTGGCAGCCCAAAGAGCCACTCGAAAGACGCGTATCGAACGATGGTACCCCCTTGTTCCCTAGTTGGACCTGGGCTGCCTGGCAAGGGCATGTCTCGTACCGCGGCAGAGGCTGGCACAACGCTGTTGGCTTTCCACCAGCTTCCATGGTGCGATGGCTGTATGAGTCAACTTTTGAAGAGTCCATGGAGAAGTTTACCCTCGAGGAGAGAACTGAAGAGGAGATTGAGGAATTCGCTCGTCGATTGCGTCAAGTTGGGACCATCTTGCGAGAGCCTCACCCTAGCGACTATTTCCATCTCGATTATCAAGAGCGAGGCTGGGTTTTTGAGAAGGACGAAGTTCGAAATCAGCATATTTTCGTTCATGAAGCATATCCCGGAGTCAAGTTGAACTATCCAATCTCTCTCCCAGGTCAGCCTATCATTGATCTTCCGTCTACTGATGGCAAGCTGTATCTCGAAGCTCGCATGGTATCGGCACAGTTTTGCGACATGAGAGACTTGGGGCCCGTTCAAACTCCCATCAGTGACAACTTCCTTCAAATCGGCCTCAACGACGAAGACCGCTCGGCGAACGAGCGACGACCATGGCAGCATGTCGTCTACCATCAGGGATACCGGGCCGGACTTCTGAGTCTCAACGTTCTTCACCAAGAATTAGACTTGGATTTTGCGCAAAGCATAGTGCAAGAGAGTCCAGAGGGTTACTTTATTGTCGCCATTTCTCGTGACAATTTGCCTCACATTGCGCCGCCGCCAATTGGCTGGGACTTGTATTGGGGCGGAGATCCTCAGATGATGCAAGAAATGATTCTCAGAGAGGAGTGGTCTCCTAATAGAAAAGCCCCTCCGATGCCAAACGAGGATGCAACTCCGAGCGACGACAAGGCAAACGAGAATGGAGACCCTTGGTGGGATGAGGGCAGATTTGGAGGTGTGAGCCTATTTGATGTATGCAATGTGTTGTTGCTTAGGAGGGATAAAGATGGGATTTCGGAGAGGATTGGGTCTGGGAAGATTAGCTATTGTGCTTTCAGTGGCGCGAAGCCCGAGGTTGAGTTGTTGACATTGGGGTAG